Genomic DNA from Bacteroidales bacterium:
TTGCGTTTTGAGGATAATTTTTCAAAAAGAGGAGAAGCATAATTGATAAGATCGTCGTATCTTTTCTGATAAAAGTAAATCTGACTAATGTAGAATGGAACTATGTTGGCATAAAAGCTGTCGCGAGTAAGTTGGAGAAATCCTTGAAGAGCTGTTTCATGTTTGTTCTCTGTAAACTGAATGTGGCTGTAAAAGTAGATGGAATGGTTTTGATAGGGAGATGGAATATCTTTTACGGCTAAGAAACGTGTTCTTGCTTGATCATATTGATTGAGATTAAAATAGGCATATCCTGCCTTGAAATGAGTAGTAAGTTTCTCGTCTTCATTCATTTTTTGAACATCACATTTTTCGTAAGCAGTTACTGCATCTTTCCATTTTTTCTCACGATAATATAGCTGACCCAAATAATAAAAAGCGTAATTCAAATGCATGCTTACGGGGTAACTCTGGATGAAACTTTTGAGAAGGTAAATAGCATCATTATTTAATAATTCATAAGCAGAACGAGCTTCTAGGAAAGCAATTTTCTGTTCTAAAAGCATGTTGCTTTGATTCGGTGAAATAACGAGGGGATTTCTTAAAAAAGAAAACTTGTTTTTATTTTCCAAATCGAAGATTTTGAGAAGAGATGAAGATGATGATTGTTCAGAATATAACCATTGACAATAAGAAAAATAAGTTGTAATCAAACATAGAGTCAAAAAAAAGCTTTTTTTCATGCCACATGTATTTGGGTAGTAAAATTAGTACTTTTTAAATTTATCGCGAGAATTGTCATATTAGAGTTTAATGTAAATTTGCAAATGGAAGGGAAAAAAGATGAAAATAGAATCATACGCTATTGACGACTTCAAGGCAAGGGGTTTTTGTGTTCGTAAAAATTCGGATGGAGAATACGAACTGTTTTATTGTCCAATGATGCCAAAACTGCTAACTACCGATTTTTTTTCTCGTATCTCAGATCCGGGCGAAGCTCACCAGACATCCTTAGTCGAGATTCGTTTTAAGAATTCCCATAAGGAATTCTTTCATGTCTGCTCAGATATAGCTTTGAAAGAAGGCGATATAGTCGCCGTAGAAGCCAATCCAGGTCATGATTTGGGCATTGTTTCACTTACCGGACCCTTGGTTTTAAGGCAATGGCAAAGAAAAAAACAACTATATGAGAATAAAGAGATAAAGAAAGTCTATAGAAAAGCTCGTAAGCAAGATATAGAGAAATGGTTTCAAGTCATTCATAGAGAAAGACCTACTTATTTTCGTACGAGAAAAATTATTGATGAGTTGAAGTTGGATATGAAGCTCAATGACGTTGAATTTCAAGGTGACGGTACGAAAGCCACATTTTATTATACAGCCGAAGGCAGGGTAGATTTTAGAGAACTTATCAAAATTCTTGCTGACGAGTTTAAGATCAGAGTCGAAATGCGTCAAATAGGCGTGCGCCAAGAGACTGCTAAATTAGGAGGAATAGGACCTTGTGGTAGAGAATTGTGTTGCTCAACATATATGGCTTTTTTCAATTCAGTTACTACTCAGTCTTTAAAAATTCAGCAACTTTCCTTAAATCCAAACAAAATTGCTGGCCTATGTGGTAAGCTCAAATGCTGTATGAACTACGAAGTTGATGTATACAAACAAATACTCTCCGAATTTCCGGACTCAACCATACCTCTACTCACTCATAAAGGCAAAGCCGTATACGTGAAAAGCAATATCTTTAAACAAACCATGTATTATGCTTATGAGAATGAACCTCAAAACTTAATGGCTATCCCCGTGGAGAATGTTGTGAAGATTCAAGAAATGAACAAGAAAAACATCTTGGTTGATAACCTCGAAGAGTTTTCCGTTGCCCTTGAAAGCACATATGAACAAGTCATCTCTGATTCCAAGGAAGACATTTCAAAAATGGAAGACGAATGAAAAATGTCATCACGATATTCATTCTTATTTTCATCGTTTCATGTAAGAGGCCATTTTTTCAAGAAATGAAAGCTTTCTCTGAACTGCAATGGCACATGGATAGCATCGCTAAGTTTAATTTTACGATAAATGATACAGTACAACTCTATGATTTTTATGTTTTGATTCGTCATACCAACGAGTATCCTTACCAGAATTTATATTGTTTTGTGACAAGTCTTTACCCTGGCGAAGTGATTAAATGCGATACAGTTAATTTTATTCTTGCCGATGAACAGGGCAAATGGATAGGCAGGAAGAATGGTAAATTTTATGATAACGA
This window encodes:
- a CDS encoding gliding motility lipoprotein GldH; translation: MKNVITIFILIFIVSCKRPFFQEMKAFSELQWHMDSIAKFNFTINDTVQLYDFYVLIRHTNEYPYQNLYCFVTSLYPGEVIKCDTVNFILADEQGKWIGRKNGKFYDNEILISRKVRFEKAGVYSFEFVHAMRDTILNGIHSFGIKLVPVPYK